ctgatacgtctaaagctGGGAAATTATGTactgtaatgttaatttatacgatcatttccatccccattagtttcatctctttttgtttcgcaatgtattatgttttccatcttttgcgctattttgccggttattagcgtgctcatcattGTATAAAAATATATACTGCCGTGTTAGCGAGAAAGACCTCATCTGCGTAGAAGCAAAGTTTTCGTAACGGCCGAATAACTTTTGCAGTGCATAGCATAGCCGTTGCCAATATTATATGGTTTTAACAGATATTATTTTAAACTTCTATTTAAAATGAGTTTATCTAGaggtttttttgtttatatttattcatttgcaattaaaaatgtAGATAGGGCACTGCAGACACTTGCATATATAAGCTTAAAACGCCTCATCTACATTTGAGGCATTTTCGTCTAACAAACTCTCAAAATTACTTACAGGGGTATTTTATAATTAGATGCTTCAAGACGTAACTTTATATTTTAAATACCCATAGTGtaattttaattaaggtaatGATGAAGGTGAGTAATTACTTAAGTCGTACAATAGGATAATTTTATTACAGTACCTACATTACAGCAAAACTTTATGTTTTAAAACATATATTGAAACTACAACACAACTTAATAATCAAGATTTTCACACAAGTCCACTGCATCATCAGAAATTGACAGCTCCTGCCAAAAATGCCTCCGATTAGAAGGCATCAAAGgacataacttttttaaaatagaCTCTTTTTTTGTTTTACTTATGCCTCTGCAAAGCGGTGTCGAAATTGTTTCACTTTTGTTTTTCAGGTATTTAGCGGTTAGAAAATTCAGCTCCTTGTATGGCGAATCATATTCGTATGAATATGACATATTAAAACTTCCTCGAATAAATTTCACTTTAACAATATTACTAAGGTATGGTCTTGGtgaatgttttttaatttttgccagTGAAGAATGATCTTTCCAATTCTTAAAGTCACTAATGTCCATGTTTAGAACCtttacatttttcattttaacttGCTCGATTGCCGATTGGAAGTCATTAAAGTCATATACTTTTCCGCCAGATCCATAAGTCGAGCCATATGAATTCAGCGATTGTTCCACCTGGTGGTGGAAACAATCAGCTGACATAAATGAATGACCTGGCTCAAAATAGTAAACCTCTATGACTTCTGCAGAAATTTCTGGTGAATTAATAATATGTACAAAAAGGGAAAACAAGGTCCAATTTTTATTTTGTCCAGCACAATTGTCAAGCCAGATCTTAATGTATGTGGCATCTCGTTGGCTGAGTAAGTACTTATAAAATGTGCTACAAATGTTTTCTTTTTTCCGACCAGCTACCCCCTCATGCCATATAACGGCTGTAGGACCTAAAAGTTTCTGATTTTTTCCCACAGCAACAAAGCTTTCATTAAAAACGACAATTCTTTGCGTAAATAGTACCTAAAAAAACATCGTAAGATATCAATGTCACCTacctaaaaattaataaattaccTGCTTGAATGTATCGATGCGAGGCAGCATGATTACTTTTTGAAGGTCTGCTGATAGGCATATCTTCTTGGCTGTCCATTCTGTAGAATCTGCATCTTCCTTATATCTCTTCCTGGCTTCTTTAGCTTTTTTAATATGATTGTTCCATTTTACGCAAGTAACACATTTGTCCAAGTCCATGTTATTTTTTGAATGAGcgttgttgtgttggttaaaaatTTCACATTGCTCACATTCTTCATGACCAAGCTTTGTGAATGATATCTTCATGACGTCTTTTACGAAGGCCCTGTATGTGTAATATGAGCACTTAATATTTCTATGTTTTTCGGTAAAATCGTTGTGCATTTGTATTAAACTAATATCAGATGGAAGATATT
The window above is part of the Diabrotica virgifera virgifera chromosome 2, PGI_DIABVI_V3a genome. Proteins encoded here:
- the LOC126879820 gene encoding uncharacterized protein LOC126879820, giving the protein MKISFTKLGHEECEQCEIFNQHNNAHSKNNMDLDKCVTCVKWNNHIKKAKEARKRYKEDADSTEWTAKKICLSADLQKVIMLPRIDTFKQVLFTQRIVVFNESFVAVGKNQKLLGPTAVIWHEGVAGRKKENICSTFYKYLLSQRDATYIKIWLDNCAGQNKNWTLFSLFVHIINSPEISAEVIEVYYFEPGHSFMSADCFHHQVEQSLNSYGSTYGSGGKVYDFNDFQSAIEQVKMKNVKVLNMDISDFKNWKDHSSLAKIKKHSPRPYLSNIVKVKFIRGSFNMSYSYEYDSPYKELNFLTAKYLKNKSETISTPLCRGISKTKKESILKKLCPLMPSNRRHFWQELSISDDAVDLCENLDY